The Pirellulales bacterium genome includes a region encoding these proteins:
- a CDS encoding sugar transferase gives MSLATAAETIKQSIDPTLEAPRVPPPVDRPYFRVGYVLGRLAGVALLIPALPIIAVLMVLVRITSPGPGIYRQVRVGLGGKTFVIYKIRTMRQNAEVGTGAVWASTHDPRMTRLGEFLRRVHLDEFPQLFNVVKGEMSLIGPRPERPEFTEVLAREIPEYLGRLRAKPGITGLAQINLPPDTDLESVRRKVVLDSEYIDRAGPFLDVQILCCTALRLLGLKGETCSRLTRLDRYLVCLARLKKNKPAQGKQEPVAISAAVKPR, from the coding sequence ATGTCGCTAGCGACAGCCGCTGAAACGATCAAGCAATCCATCGACCCCACGTTGGAAGCGCCGCGCGTGCCGCCGCCGGTGGACCGGCCGTACTTCCGTGTGGGATATGTGCTGGGCCGGTTGGCCGGGGTGGCGCTCTTGATTCCCGCGCTGCCGATCATCGCCGTCCTGATGGTGCTGGTGCGCATCACGTCGCCTGGCCCGGGGATTTATCGGCAAGTGCGCGTGGGATTGGGGGGCAAGACGTTCGTGATCTACAAGATTCGCACCATGCGGCAGAACGCCGAAGTGGGGACCGGCGCGGTTTGGGCCTCGACGCACGATCCACGGATGACGCGATTGGGTGAATTCCTGCGGCGTGTGCATCTGGACGAGTTTCCGCAACTCTTCAATGTGGTGAAGGGGGAGATGTCGCTGATTGGCCCACGCCCGGAGCGTCCGGAATTCACGGAGGTTTTGGCGCGGGAGATTCCGGAGTATTTGGGACGACTGCGGGCCAAGCCGGGCATTACCGGACTGGCGCAGATCAACCTGCCGCCCGACACCGACCTGGAGAGCGTTCGTCGCAAGGTCGTGCTCGACTCGGAGTACATTGACCGCGCAGGACCATTTCTCGACGTGCAGATCTTGTGTTGCACGGCGCTGCGGCTGTTGGGACTCAAAGGAGAAACGTGCAGCCGCCTGACGCGTCTGGATCGTTATCTCGTGTGTCTGGCGCGTTTGAAGAAGAACAAGCCAGCGCAAGGGAAGCAGGAGCCGGTGGCGATCTCCGCGGCGGTTAAACCGCGCTAG
- a CDS encoding EpsI family protein, with protein sequence MKSALYVIGLTLVVAVTAGSALGTGYLTNRWNRSDGMAAAADAVEALPTSIGPWEAQHSSELTEEVVRTLQCAGYVSRTYIHQQTGQRVTVAVLVGPAGPISVHTPEVCYSSRDYQIVEKAQRQSFPSSEAAPAELWSVTLQAPGGDDSMLRVYYGWSAGKGWQAPDNPRFTYRGGVLYKVQVASPHAAGATSSDNCREFLELFLPILSKTIGAAANAA encoded by the coding sequence ATGAAGTCGGCGCTTTATGTCATTGGTCTGACGCTGGTGGTGGCTGTTACGGCCGGCTCGGCGCTGGGAACCGGGTATCTCACCAATCGTTGGAATCGCTCGGACGGCATGGCCGCGGCGGCTGATGCGGTGGAAGCGCTGCCGACCTCGATTGGCCCCTGGGAGGCTCAACATTCCAGCGAACTGACCGAGGAAGTGGTGCGCACACTGCAATGCGCGGGCTATGTCAGCCGCACGTACATTCATCAGCAAACCGGGCAACGCGTGACGGTGGCGGTGCTGGTGGGGCCAGCGGGGCCGATTTCGGTCCACACGCCCGAGGTTTGTTACTCAAGCCGAGATTATCAGATCGTGGAGAAAGCGCAGCGACAATCGTTTCCATCGTCGGAAGCGGCGCCAGCGGAACTGTGGAGCGTGACTTTGCAGGCGCCGGGCGGTGACGATTCGATGTTGCGAGTTTACTATGGCTGGAGCGCCGGCAAAGGTTGGCAGGCGCCGGACAATCCGCGATTCACGTATCGGGGCGGCGTGCTGTACAAGGTGCAGGTCGCCAGTCCGCATGCGGCGGGGGCAACATCGAGCGACAACTGCCGCGAGTTTCTGGAATTGTTCTTGCCGATCTTGAGCAAAACCATCGGCGCGGCGGCCAACGCGGCCTGA
- a CDS encoding DUF3473 domain-containing protein, whose protein sequence is MADILNAFTVDVEDYYHVSAFERVVDRASWGERESRVERNTERLLELLAAREVSGTFFVLGWVARRFPALVRRIAEAGHELASHSFWHRLVYELSPEEFRRDLRDSRSAIEDASGHAVTSYRAPSFSITQASLWALDILAEEGFDCDSSVFPIHHDRYGIPNADRFLHRRQTAAGPLWEFPATTARWGSVNLPIAGGGYFRLYPWTVTARMLRSFAATTGEPFVFYTHPWEIDAAQPRISGIDLRSRFRHYVNLARTESKLERLLRSFRFGRLRDVIQQRQAATTEPIGST, encoded by the coding sequence ATGGCAGACATACTGAACGCGTTCACGGTCGACGTGGAGGATTACTACCACGTTTCGGCGTTCGAGCGGGTGGTGGATCGCGCGAGTTGGGGGGAGCGCGAGAGCCGAGTGGAGCGCAACACCGAACGACTGCTCGAGCTGTTGGCGGCGCGCGAGGTGAGCGGGACGTTCTTCGTGCTGGGATGGGTGGCGCGGCGATTTCCGGCCCTGGTGCGACGCATCGCCGAGGCCGGCCACGAATTGGCGTCGCATAGCTTTTGGCACCGGCTGGTGTATGAATTGTCGCCCGAGGAGTTTCGGCGTGACCTGCGCGATTCGCGATCGGCGATCGAAGACGCCAGTGGTCACGCGGTGACGAGCTACCGCGCGCCAAGTTTTTCGATCACGCAAGCGTCGCTGTGGGCGCTGGACATTCTGGCGGAAGAAGGGTTCGACTGCGATTCGAGCGTGTTTCCGATCCACCACGATCGCTATGGCATCCCCAACGCGGATCGTTTTCTGCATCGACGACAGACGGCGGCCGGTCCCTTGTGGGAGTTTCCGGCCACGACCGCGCGCTGGGGCAGCGTGAACCTGCCGATCGCCGGGGGGGGCTATTTTCGACTTTACCCCTGGACGGTCACGGCGCGCATGTTGCGCAGTTTCGCGGCCACGACCGGGGAGCCCTTTGTGTTCTACACGCATCCGTGGGAGATCGACGCGGCGCAACCGCGCATTTCCGGCATTGATCTGCGGTCGCGGTTTCGTCACTACGTGAACCTGGCTCGCACCGAGAGCAAGTTGGAGCGGCTGCTGCGCAGCTTTCGGTTTGGTCGGCTGCGCGACGTCATTCAACAGAGGCAAGCGGCAACCACTGAACCGATCGGATCGACTTGA